A genomic segment from Phragmites australis chromosome 6, lpPhrAust1.1, whole genome shotgun sequence encodes:
- the LOC133923215 gene encoding U-box domain-containing protein 52-like, whose amino-acid sequence MYLSPFSATSSHSGEHEAAKDSSIIAAVDRDKYSQQAAKWAVDRLLTRGSTLQLVHVRANKNGQNAEGGKDEGDADMAQLFISYRGYCARKGMHLKEVILDGSDISKAIIEYATSNAVTDIVVGASTRNTFIRYITRFRNPDVPTCLMKMAPDYCTVHVIHKAKAIQVKAAKAPAPFTTLPPKQYSQSNIESDGSSRSSRGDWKVSHQLSPTANRASVDRLSAYARAPSRDRPLSGARTAPQKDFDDYIDFIAPPRPSVTRSSFSDDIDIPMSMEFQSMDFAESLELSSGVSMESLSYAGKDVEAEMRRLRLELKQTMDMYNSACKEAVDAKQKAAQMHQMKMEESKKYRELRNAEEEALALVQMEKAKCRAALEAAEAAQKIAELEAQKRLRAEWKAKKEAEDRKKATDALNKNDLRYRRYSIDDIEAATHKFDKALKIGEGGYGPVYKAVLDHTNVAIKILRPDASQGRKQFQQEIEVLSCMRHPNMVLLLGACPEYGCLVYEYMDYGSLEDRLCRRGKTLPIPWSIRFKIAADIATGLLFLHQAKPEPLVHRDLKPANILLDHNFVSKISDVGLARLVPQSAADVTQYRMTSTAGTFCYIDPEYQQTGMLTTKSDIYSLGILLLQIITARSPMGLTHHVEHAIERGAFQEILDPTVTDWPVEEALEFAKLALRCAELRKKDRPDLGKEILPELNRLRNLGHEYEAAQVSSTSTNCSSSAPYSFNNDDVSIS is encoded by the exons ATGTACCTCTCGCCCTTCTCCGCGACATCTTCGCACAGCGGCGAGCATGAGGCTGCGAAGGACAGCTCGATCATTGCGGCCGTCGATCGGGATAAGTACAGCCAGCAAGCAGCGAAATGGGCGGTGGATCGGCTCCTGACGAGGGGCAGCACGCTCCAGCTGGTCCATGTCAGGGCAAACAAGAACGGCCAAAACG CTGAAGGGGGCAAAGATGAGGGGGACGCAGATATGGCACAGTTATTTATCTCGTACAGAGGTTATTGTGCTCGTAAAGGG ATGCATCTGAAGGAGGTGATCTTGGATGGCAGTGACATCTCCAAAGCAATCATTGAATATGCCACTAGCAACGCCGTCACAGACATCGTCGTCGGGGCATCAACTAGGAACACATTCATCAGGTACATTAC AAGATTTAGAAATCCTGATGTCCCAACATGCTTGATGAAGATGGCGCCTGATTATTGCACAGTACATGTCATACACAAGGCAAAGGCCATCCAGGTGAAGGCAGCCAAAGCTCCAGCACCCTTCACTACTCTCCCTCCAAAGCAATACTCCCAATCAAATATAGAGTCCGATGGATCTTCAAG ATCCTCAAGAGGGGACTGGAAGGTTTCTCATCAATTGTCTCCGACGGCAAATAGAGCATCGGTGGACCGATTATCTGCCTATGCAAGGGCCCCATCGAGGGATAGGCCTCTTTCTGGAGCTAGGACAGCACCCCAGAAGGATTTTGACGACTACATCGATTTTATAGCACCGCCGAGGCCCTCAGTGACTCGTAGTTCCTTTTCAGATGACATTGATATCCCCATGAGCATGGAGTTTCAATCCATGGACTTTGCTGAATCTCTTGAGTTGTCCTCAGGGGTATCCATGGAAAGCCTAAGTTATGCCGGG AAGGATGTAGAAGCTGAAATGAGACGGTTGAGACTAGAACTGAAACAGACAATGGACATGTATAACTCCGCATGTAAGGAAGCTGTTGATGCTAAACAGAAG GCAGCACAGATGCATCAGATGAAGATGGAAGAATCCAAAAAGTACCGAGAGCTAAGGAATGCAGAAGAGGAAGCTCTTGCACTCGTTCAAATGGAGAAAGCAAAGTGCAGAGCTGCACTGGAGGCAGCAGAAGCTGCGCAAAAAATTGCAGAGCTCGAGGCGCAGAAGAGATTGAGAGCAGAATGGAAGGCAAAGAAGGAGGCCGAGGATAGAAAGAAAGCAACTGATGCACTGAACAAAAATGATCTCCGGTACAGGAGATATTCCATTGATGACATAGAAGCTGCCACTCATAAGTTCGACAAGGCACTCAAGATAGGAGAAGGTGGGTATGGACCAGTATATAAGGCAGTACTGGATCATACTAATGTCGCCATTAAAATTCTAAGACCAGATGCATCACAAGGAAGGAAACAATTTCAGCAAGAG ATTGAAGTACTTAGCTGCATGCGGCATCCAAACATGGTCCTCTTGCTTGGAGCTTGCCCAGAGTATGGCTGCCTGGTGTACGAGTACATGGACTACGGAAGCCTGGAGGACCGCCTCTGCAGACGAGGTAAAACATTGCCAATCCCATGGAGCATCCGCTTCAAGATCGCTGCGGACATTGCAACTGGCCTTCTCTTCCTCCACCAGGCGAAACCGGAACCACTTGTCCACCGAGACCTGAAGCCTGCCAACATCCTCCTCGACCACAACTTCGTCAGCAAGATCAGCGACGTCGGCCTTGCAAGACTGGTGCCACAGTCCGCAGCTGATGTCACGCAGTACAGGATGACATCCACAGCCGGCACATTCTGCTACATCGACCCCGAGTACCAGCAGACAGGCATGCTCACCACAAAATCTGACATATACTCGCTCGGCATCCTACTGCTCCAGATCATCACAGCAAGATCACCTATGGGACTCACGCATCATGTTGAGCATGCGATAGAGAGAGGAGCCTTCCAGGAGATACTTGACCCAACGGTGACGGACTGGCCGGTGGAAGAGGCTCTGGAATTCGCAAAGCTGGCGTTGCGATGCGCAGAGCTGCGGAAGAAAGACAGGCCGGATTTGGGAAAAGAAATCTTGCCAGAGCTTAACAGGCTACGCAATCTTGGACATGAGTACGAAGCTGCCCAGGTCAGCAGCACGAGCACAAACTGCTCAAGCTCTGCACCATATAGTTTCAACAATGATGATGTCTCAATATCGTAA